The proteins below are encoded in one region of Thermoleophilum album:
- a CDS encoding sensor histidine kinase, translating to MSRLRRLGLRARLATALGAVAVAAVALATLLANRGLDASLTDFARERLQASADHTAALAARFYQREGGWNERVADELRHVAQANQMSLVVIDAAGRHVLAPTGARPADAERASAPVRVGARRVGTVSVASLGSGLLTEEEQDLRSRLDSQHMVAGLLAVALALLAAVLVASSLTRPIRRLTEAARRVERGDLSTRLRGDGGGAEIEQLAHALDRLSRTLEREEELRRATVADVAHELRTPVSGILGRIEAAQDGVLDDERANLESMHTEALRLTRLIEDIGRLADAERPGLLLDRTALDLADVARARAAVYGELFERKQIRFRQQLSPAAMHGDRGRLEQVVDNLLSNALRYTDPDGAVVLSTRRQDADVLLEVADTGHGIPPEDLPHLFTRFWRGERSRSRATGGTGVGLAIASELVRAHGGRIEVDSAVGEGTTMRVTLPAGPEPHAPKTDPIR from the coding sequence GTGAGTCGCCTGCGGCGGCTCGGACTCCGGGCGCGCCTTGCGACCGCGCTCGGCGCCGTCGCTGTCGCGGCGGTCGCGCTTGCCACTCTCCTTGCGAATCGCGGTCTTGATGCGAGCCTGACCGACTTCGCGCGCGAGCGCCTCCAGGCATCGGCAGACCACACGGCCGCGCTGGCGGCGCGGTTCTACCAGCGCGAGGGCGGGTGGAACGAGCGCGTCGCCGACGAGCTCCGCCACGTGGCGCAGGCCAACCAGATGTCGCTTGTCGTGATCGACGCCGCAGGACGGCATGTCCTCGCACCGACCGGCGCGCGCCCGGCGGACGCAGAGCGCGCGAGCGCCCCGGTGCGCGTCGGGGCACGACGCGTGGGAACGGTCAGCGTCGCGTCGCTCGGCAGCGGCCTGCTCACCGAGGAGGAGCAAGACCTCCGTTCGAGGCTGGACAGCCAGCACATGGTGGCTGGGCTGCTGGCCGTCGCGCTCGCCCTCCTGGCCGCCGTCCTGGTCGCGTCCTCGCTCACGCGGCCGATACGCCGGCTCACCGAGGCGGCCAGGCGTGTCGAGCGCGGCGACCTCTCGACGCGGCTCCGGGGAGATGGCGGCGGCGCGGAGATCGAGCAGCTCGCTCACGCCCTCGATCGGCTGTCGCGGACGCTCGAGCGGGAGGAAGAGCTCCGGCGAGCGACCGTGGCGGACGTGGCGCATGAGCTGCGCACGCCGGTGAGTGGGATTCTCGGGCGCATCGAGGCCGCGCAGGACGGCGTGCTCGACGACGAGCGCGCGAACCTCGAGTCGATGCACACCGAGGCGCTACGCCTGACCCGCCTCATCGAGGACATCGGCAGGCTGGCGGACGCGGAGCGACCGGGGTTGTTGCTCGACCGGACAGCGCTCGATCTCGCCGATGTCGCGAGGGCCCGAGCCGCTGTGTATGGCGAGCTTTTCGAGCGCAAGCAGATCCGCTTCCGACAGCAGCTCAGCCCAGCGGCGATGCACGGCGACCGAGGCAGGCTCGAGCAGGTCGTCGACAACCTGCTCTCGAACGCCTTGCGCTACACGGACCCGGACGGGGCGGTCGTCCTCTCCACCCGGCGCCAGGACGCCGACGTCCTCCTCGAGGTCGCCGACACGGGGCATGGCATCCCCCCGGAGGACCTTCCGCATCTCTTCACGCGCTTCTGGCGCGGCGAGCGGTCGCGCTCGCGCGCGACCGGCGGCACCGGCGTCGGGCTCGCGATCGCCAGCGAGCTGGTCCGCGCCCACGGCGGGCGCATCGAGGTCGACAGTGCAGTCGGCGAAGGCACGACGATGCGCGTCACGCTGCCCGCCGGTCCCGAGCCGCACGCCCCAAAGACCGACCCGATCCGCTGA
- a CDS encoding response regulator transcription factor: protein MIDDEPSVHEVVRAYLEREGFIVYSADNGLEGLRLAESKQPALLVLDLMLPDLSGEEICREVRRRSDVPILMLTAKSAEEDRVTGLELGADDYLAKPFSPRELVARVKAVLRRTGGGDVPLVEHLSFDGGALRIDTSRREVVAGDRTVDLTPSEYALLLALAQYPGRVYSRFELINRVRGYDFEGYERTIDAHVKNLRKKIEPDPARPRYVETVHGVGYRLGAKPS, encoded by the coding sequence GTGATCGACGACGAGCCGTCGGTGCACGAGGTCGTGCGCGCCTACCTGGAGCGGGAGGGCTTCATCGTCTACTCGGCCGACAACGGGCTGGAGGGCCTGCGGCTCGCCGAGAGCAAGCAACCCGCGCTGCTCGTCCTCGATCTCATGCTCCCCGACCTCTCGGGCGAGGAGATCTGCCGGGAGGTGCGCCGGCGCTCGGACGTGCCCATCCTGATGCTCACCGCGAAGTCCGCCGAGGAGGATCGTGTGACCGGCCTCGAGCTCGGGGCCGACGATTACCTGGCGAAGCCCTTCAGCCCGCGCGAGCTGGTGGCGCGGGTCAAGGCGGTGCTCCGCCGCACCGGCGGCGGAGACGTACCCCTGGTCGAGCACCTGAGCTTCGACGGCGGCGCCCTGCGGATCGACACGTCGCGTCGTGAGGTCGTGGCCGGCGACCGCACCGTCGACCTCACCCCGAGCGAGTACGCGCTGCTGCTGGCCCTGGCGCAGTATCCAGGACGCGTGTACTCCCGGTTCGAGCTCATCAACCGGGTGCGCGGATACGACTTCGAGGGCTATGAGCGCACGATCGACGCGCACGTGAAGAACCTGCGCAAGAAGATCGAGCCCGATCCGGCACGCCCGCGCTACGTCGAGACGGTGCACGGCGTCGGATACCGGCTGGGCGCCAAGCCGTCGTGA